A genome region from Elusimicrobiaceae bacterium includes the following:
- a CDS encoding PorV/PorQ family protein, which produces MTAPRNKINALVLSALLSAGGPAFAGAGTSAVSTLKLDGAARPLALGGAFAAVADDASAMFYNPSGIAQLDKKQILFTHTEWLAGVRTEYLACALPLTEKWTVGLGANFGFADDVSQYDASGNKSGSFGANEGYGLVNLAYQPFKNMAFGGSGKFIRQSVSDKNAAAYAFDLGAIFYNRLVRLGAAVQNAAGTKMKLATEEFPLPVTLRGGVTITPWNSLLATAEYVKPNDEDMSMRVGAEYVFGFEDGSAVEIPVRCGWRSGQSDGAGQGFALGLGIKTKDMSFDYAFMPCGDLGNAHKMTLAFKFGSARAGTTGLSQRFRRSPAEKNTDRFDREPEDPEILVLPE; this is translated from the coding sequence CCTGAGCGCGGGCGGACCGGCGTTTGCGGGCGCGGGAACATCCGCCGTATCCACACTCAAGCTCGACGGCGCGGCGCGGCCGCTTGCGCTTGGCGGCGCGTTTGCCGCCGTGGCGGACGACGCCTCCGCCATGTTTTACAACCCCTCCGGCATAGCCCAGCTCGACAAAAAACAAATCCTGTTCACGCACACCGAATGGCTCGCGGGCGTGCGCACTGAATATCTGGCCTGCGCCCTGCCGCTGACCGAAAAATGGACTGTGGGGCTCGGCGCGAATTTCGGGTTCGCGGACGACGTTTCCCAATACGACGCTTCCGGCAACAAGTCCGGCTCGTTCGGCGCGAACGAAGGGTACGGGCTAGTCAATCTGGCCTACCAGCCGTTTAAAAACATGGCGTTCGGCGGCTCGGGCAAATTTATCCGCCAGTCGGTTTCCGATAAAAACGCCGCCGCCTATGCGTTCGATCTTGGCGCGATTTTCTATAACCGCCTTGTGCGGCTGGGCGCGGCGGTGCAGAATGCAGCGGGCACGAAAATGAAACTCGCCACGGAAGAGTTCCCGCTGCCGGTTACGCTGCGCGGCGGCGTGACCATCACGCCGTGGAATTCGCTGCTGGCTACGGCGGAATACGTCAAGCCCAACGACGAGGATATGAGCATGCGCGTGGGCGCCGAATACGTTTTCGGGTTCGAAGACGGCTCTGCGGTGGAAATTCCCGTGCGGTGCGGCTGGCGAAGCGGCCAGTCCGACGGCGCGGGACAGGGCTTCGCGCTCGGTCTTGGCATAAAAACGAAAGATATGTCTTTTGATTACGCTTTCATGCCCTGCGGCGATCTGGGCAACGCGCATAAAATGACGCTGGCTTTCAAATTCGGATCCGCGCGCGCCGGGACAACCGGCCTTTCACAAAGGTTCCGGCGGAGCCCGGCTGAAAAAAACACCGACCGTTTCGATCGTGAGCCGGAAGATCCGGAAATACTTGTGCTGCCGGAATAA